In Cytobacillus oceanisediminis, the following proteins share a genomic window:
- the lexA gene encoding transcriptional repressor LexA, whose product MVKLSKRQQDILEFIKEEVKLRGYPPSVREIGEAVGLASSSTVHGHLARLESKGLIRRDPTKPRAIEILDLDESSHIPKVSAVNVPIVGKVTAGQPITAIENVEEYFPLPERMAPADEHVFMLEIMGESMIEAGILDGDYVIVKQQSTANNGDIVVAMTEEDEATVKRFFKEKDFIRLQPENSTMEPIILRNVSILGKVIGVYRHMH is encoded by the coding sequence ATGGTGAAATTATCAAAAAGGCAGCAAGATATATTAGAGTTTATAAAAGAAGAAGTTAAATTGAGAGGCTATCCGCCTTCTGTAAGGGAAATCGGGGAAGCAGTCGGCCTGGCTTCAAGCTCTACAGTTCACGGCCATCTCGCTAGACTTGAAAGCAAAGGGCTGATCCGCAGGGATCCTACTAAACCGCGCGCCATTGAAATTTTAGATCTGGACGAGTCTTCTCACATACCTAAGGTCAGTGCCGTCAATGTTCCGATCGTCGGTAAAGTAACTGCAGGGCAGCCGATAACGGCCATTGAAAATGTCGAAGAATACTTCCCTCTTCCAGAAAGAATGGCACCTGCTGACGAGCATGTTTTCATGCTTGAAATCATGGGAGAAAGTATGATTGAAGCCGGAATCCTTGATGGCGACTATGTCATCGTCAAACAGCAGAGCACTGCAAATAATGGAGATATCGTGGTTGCTATGACAGAAGAAGACGAAGCAACTGTAAAGAGATTCTTCAAAGAAAAAGACTTTATTCGACTTCAGCCGGAAAACTCTACAATGGAACCTATCATCCTTCGAAATGTTTCCATCCTTGGCAAGGTTATAGGTGTCTACCGCCATATGCATTAA
- a CDS encoding aminotransferase class I/II-fold pyridoxal phosphate-dependent enzyme — MFQQLSQGEKLQPVVKEVEQQISEVLSNIDERIDENQFRVLKSFQNFKVSDSHFIPSTGYGYDDIGRDTLEKIYAEVFGGEAGLVRPQIISGTHAISIALFGVLRPGDELLYITGKPYDTLEEIVGIRGTGNGSLKEFGIGYNSIPLNEDGSIDYPAVEKAIRPNTRMIGIQRSKGYATRPSFTIEQIQEMIQFVKEIKPDAIVFVDNCYGEFVEDREPCHVGADLMAGSLIKNPGGGIAKTGGYIVGKKEWVEACSYRMTSPGIGAEAGASLYSLQEMYQGFFLAPHVVGQALKGAVFTAALLERLGMNSNPKWDSKRTDLIQSVQFDDKEKMVAFCQAIQFASPVNSHVTAYPAYMPGYEDDVIMAAGTFIQGASIELTADGPIRPPYVAYVQGGLTYSHVKMAVCIALNQLLEKGLVQIN, encoded by the coding sequence ATGTTTCAACAGTTATCACAAGGGGAGAAGCTCCAGCCAGTTGTAAAAGAAGTGGAGCAGCAGATTTCAGAAGTTTTATCGAACATTGATGAGCGGATTGATGAGAATCAATTCCGTGTTTTAAAAAGTTTTCAAAATTTTAAAGTCAGCGATTCGCATTTTATTCCTTCAACCGGCTATGGTTACGATGATATCGGCCGGGATACGCTGGAGAAAATATATGCAGAAGTTTTCGGCGGGGAAGCAGGATTGGTCCGCCCTCAGATTATCTCAGGCACGCATGCCATTTCCATTGCACTCTTTGGCGTACTGCGTCCTGGTGATGAATTGCTCTACATCACCGGCAAGCCGTATGACACACTGGAAGAAATCGTTGGAATCCGGGGAACTGGAAACGGCTCGCTGAAAGAGTTCGGGATTGGATACAATAGCATCCCGCTGAATGAAGATGGAAGCATCGATTATCCTGCAGTTGAGAAAGCAATCAGGCCGAACACGAGAATGATTGGCATTCAGCGTTCCAAAGGGTATGCGACAAGACCATCTTTTACGATTGAACAAATTCAAGAAATGATCCAGTTTGTAAAAGAAATTAAGCCGGATGCGATTGTTTTTGTTGACAATTGCTATGGAGAATTTGTTGAAGACCGCGAACCTTGCCATGTTGGGGCAGACTTGATGGCCGGGTCGCTTATTAAGAATCCCGGCGGGGGGATTGCTAAGACAGGCGGTTATATTGTCGGTAAGAAGGAGTGGGTGGAAGCCTGCTCCTACCGAATGACTTCACCGGGAATTGGTGCAGAAGCGGGTGCGTCCCTGTACAGCCTTCAGGAAATGTATCAGGGCTTTTTCCTGGCTCCCCATGTTGTCGGGCAGGCTTTGAAAGGGGCTGTTTTTACAGCAGCACTGCTTGAGCGGCTTGGTATGAACTCCAATCCAAAGTGGGACAGTAAAAGAACCGATTTAATCCAATCTGTTCAATTTGATGATAAAGAAAAAATGGTGGCGTTTTGCCAGGCAATTCAATTTGCATCTCCTGTTAATTCACATGTAACTGCCTACCCTGCTTATATGCCAGGATATGAAGACGATGTTATCATGGCAGCGGGTACTTTTATTCAGGGTGCAAGCATTGAACTGACGGCTGATGGCCCCATCAGGCCACCTTATGTTGCTTATGTTCAGGGCGGGCTGACTTATTCACATGTGAAAATGGCTGTATGCATCGCGCTGAACCAATTGCTGGAAAAAGGTTTAGTCCAAATAAATTAG
- the glnA gene encoding type I glutamate--ammonia ligase yields MAKFTKEDIKRIAEEENVKFVRLQFTDILGTIKNVEIPISQLEKALDNKMMFDGSSIEGFVRIEESDMNLYPDLDTWVVFPWTAEKGKVARLICDIYNPDGTPFLGDPRSNLRRILQEMEELGYSDFNLGPEPEFFLFKLDQAGEPTLELNDNGGYFDLAPTDLGENCRRDIVLELEEMGFEIEASHHEVAPGQHEIDFKYADALTACDQIQTFKLVVKTIARKHGLHATFMPKPLFGVNGSGMHCNVSLFKDGKNAFFNETGDLQLSEDARHFIAGIINHATAFTAVTNPIVNSYKRLVPGYEAPCYVAWSAQNRSPLIRIPASRGVSTRVEVRSVDPAANPYLAMAVLLKAGLDGIKNKLTPPAPVDRNIYVMNKQEREEEGIKDLPATLAAALDELKKDEVIVSALGEHIFEHFIEAKEIEWDMFRTQVHPWEREQYLSMY; encoded by the coding sequence GTGGCAAAGTTTACTAAAGAAGATATTAAGCGTATTGCAGAAGAGGAAAATGTAAAATTCGTCCGTTTACAGTTTACGGATATTCTTGGAACTATCAAGAACGTGGAAATTCCGATCAGCCAGCTTGAAAAAGCCCTTGATAACAAAATGATGTTTGATGGATCTTCAATCGAAGGTTTTGTACGTATTGAAGAATCAGATATGAATCTTTATCCAGACCTTGATACTTGGGTGGTATTCCCTTGGACAGCAGAAAAAGGGAAAGTCGCACGCCTTATCTGTGACATCTACAATCCAGATGGAACTCCATTCCTTGGTGATCCCCGCAGCAACTTAAGACGAATCTTACAAGAGATGGAAGAATTAGGATACTCTGATTTCAACTTAGGGCCTGAGCCGGAATTCTTCTTATTCAAGCTTGACCAGGCTGGTGAGCCGACTCTTGAATTGAACGATAATGGCGGATACTTCGACCTTGCGCCAACTGATCTTGGAGAAAACTGCCGCCGTGATATCGTGCTTGAGCTTGAAGAAATGGGCTTTGAAATTGAAGCATCCCACCATGAGGTTGCACCTGGACAGCACGAAATCGATTTCAAATATGCGGATGCATTAACAGCTTGTGACCAAATCCAGACGTTCAAGCTTGTTGTTAAAACAATTGCCCGCAAGCACGGCCTGCATGCGACATTCATGCCAAAACCGTTGTTCGGTGTTAACGGATCAGGTATGCACTGTAACGTTTCATTATTCAAGGATGGCAAAAATGCATTCTTCAACGAAACAGGCGATCTTCAATTAAGTGAGGATGCTCGTCACTTTATAGCAGGAATCATCAACCATGCGACAGCATTCACTGCAGTAACAAATCCAATCGTTAACTCTTATAAGCGTTTGGTGCCTGGTTATGAAGCACCTTGTTATGTTGCTTGGTCAGCGCAAAACCGTTCACCGCTAATCCGTATCCCGGCTTCCCGCGGTGTAAGTACACGTGTTGAAGTAAGAAGTGTAGACCCTGCTGCAAACCCATACCTTGCAATGGCTGTGCTTCTAAAAGCTGGACTTGACGGAATCAAGAACAAATTGACTCCTCCGGCACCAGTAGACCGCAACATCTATGTAATGAACAAGCAGGAACGTGAAGAAGAAGGCATCAAGGATCTTCCGGCTACATTAGCAGCTGCACTTGATGAGCTTAAGAAAGATGAAGTTATCGTATCCGCTCTTGGCGAACATATCTTTGAACACTTCATTGAAGCGAAAGAAATTGAGTGGGATATGTTCCGTACGCAAGTGCATCCATGGGAGCGCGAGCAGTACTTGAGCATGTACTAA
- a CDS encoding TRAP transporter small permease, with the protein MSDFFGKLSDKADKISRNIVILFFVIAFISTVYQVFSRYVLQSAIAKNILPFVDFSIFNLTWIEELIRYMFVWIVFLGIGIVYKSKGHAQVEILHHYLSEKWKSKVMLLVEFINSALFLFLIIYGSRILKFSIQQISPSLGLNMTFIYGAVLVSSIVCFVHSSVNILELRTAKRDEKVVVQVESQNTNMG; encoded by the coding sequence ATGAGTGACTTTTTCGGGAAATTAAGTGACAAAGCGGATAAGATATCGAGGAATATTGTTATCTTATTTTTTGTCATTGCCTTTATCTCCACAGTGTATCAGGTATTTTCAAGATACGTCCTGCAAAGTGCGATTGCAAAAAATATACTCCCTTTTGTAGACTTCAGTATTTTCAACTTAACCTGGATTGAAGAGCTTATCAGGTACATGTTTGTATGGATCGTTTTCTTAGGGATCGGAATCGTATATAAAAGCAAAGGGCATGCCCAAGTAGAAATTCTCCATCATTATTTATCTGAAAAATGGAAAAGTAAAGTCATGCTGCTGGTTGAATTTATTAACAGTGCACTTTTTCTGTTTCTCATTATTTATGGATCAAGAATATTAAAATTCTCCATTCAGCAAATTTCTCCCTCGCTTGGACTGAATATGACTTTTATTTACGGAGCAGTCCTAGTCAGTTCAATTGTCTGTTTTGTTCACTCATCGGTTAATATTTTGGAGCTGCGCACTGCAAAAAGGGATGAAAAAGTGGTCGTTCAAGTAGAATCCCAAAATACAAATATGGGTTAG
- a CDS encoding DUF896 domain-containing protein has translation MLPKQKLARINELAKKAKESGLTEAEAKEQTSLRKEYLETFRSGMLNTLKGVTIVDPKGNDVTPKKLKEFQNKNRLH, from the coding sequence ATGCTGCCAAAACAAAAACTTGCCCGAATTAATGAACTGGCAAAGAAGGCAAAGGAATCCGGATTAACAGAAGCAGAAGCGAAAGAGCAGACTTCTCTCCGCAAAGAGTATTTGGAGACTTTCCGCTCTGGCATGTTAAACACGCTTAAAGGTGTTACAATCGTTGACCCGAAAGGAAACGACGTAACTCCGAAAAAACTGAAAGAATTCCAAAATAAAAACCGCCTTCACTAA
- the hflX gene encoding GTPase HflX encodes MKEGCWLDHKPDYEKVILVGCHTDEDDQRFEYSMEELESLTETANGKVLASVTQKRERVHPSTYIGKGKVEELAALQEEMEADIIIFNDELSPSQVRNLSADLDARVIDRTQLILDIFAQRARSKEGKLQVELAQLQYLLPRLSGQGVQLSRLGGGIGTRGPGETKLESDRRHIRRRIDDIKAQLSVIVQHRDRYRERRKKNKAFQIALVGYTNAGKSTIFNRLSEADSYEENQLFATLDPMTRKLILPSGFITLVTDTVGFIQDLPTTLIAAFRSTLEEVKEADLLLHVVDMSNPDYYQHEQTVNKLIEDLENDKIPQLTVYNKRDLRHPDFVPTARTETIQISAFKEDDRNELKRKIEQMILGMMKHYHVEVPSTEGKLLSQLKNETILRELTFNEDKELYVCKGYFLEDHQISGPLTKYTV; translated from the coding sequence ATGAAAGAGGGATGCTGGTTGGACCATAAGCCAGATTATGAAAAAGTCATTCTTGTTGGCTGCCATACTGATGAAGATGACCAGCGGTTTGAATATTCAATGGAAGAATTGGAATCGCTGACTGAAACCGCAAACGGAAAAGTTTTAGCTTCGGTTACACAAAAAAGGGAACGGGTTCATCCGTCTACATATATAGGAAAAGGGAAAGTGGAGGAACTGGCTGCGCTTCAGGAAGAAATGGAAGCAGATATTATCATTTTTAACGATGAGCTTTCACCTAGCCAGGTTCGCAACTTATCTGCAGATTTGGATGCCAGGGTCATTGACCGCACACAGCTGATTTTAGATATCTTTGCGCAGAGGGCGCGCTCTAAAGAAGGGAAACTACAGGTCGAATTGGCTCAGCTGCAGTATTTGCTGCCGCGCCTGTCAGGCCAGGGTGTCCAGCTTTCAAGGCTTGGCGGGGGAATTGGCACAAGGGGACCGGGTGAGACCAAGCTTGAATCAGACCGCCGCCATATCCGCCGCCGCATTGATGATATTAAGGCCCAGCTTTCCGTCATTGTGCAGCACCGTGACAGATATCGTGAACGAAGGAAGAAAAACAAAGCATTTCAAATCGCGCTTGTCGGCTATACGAATGCAGGGAAATCCACCATTTTTAACAGGCTGTCTGAAGCGGACTCCTATGAAGAAAACCAGTTGTTTGCCACACTTGACCCGATGACCCGCAAGCTGATTTTGCCAAGCGGATTTATTACACTTGTGACTGATACAGTCGGATTTATTCAGGATTTGCCGACTACGCTTATTGCAGCCTTCCGTTCCACTCTGGAAGAAGTAAAGGAAGCAGATCTTCTTCTTCATGTGGTCGACATGTCCAATCCGGATTATTACCAGCATGAGCAGACAGTCAATAAACTGATAGAAGATTTGGAAAATGATAAAATACCGCAGCTGACGGTATATAATAAGAGAGATTTAAGGCATCCTGATTTTGTCCCGACCGCCAGAACAGAAACCATTCAGATCAGTGCCTTTAAAGAAGATGACCGCAATGAGCTGAAACGGAAAATCGAGCAGATGATCCTGGGAATGATGAAGCATTATCATGTGGAGGTGCCCTCGACAGAAGGAAAACTGCTGTCACAGCTCAAGAACGAAACCATCCTGAGGGAATTGACTTTCAATGAAGACAAAGAACTCTACGTATGTAAAGGCTATTTCCTCGAGGATCATCAGATTTCAGGGCCATTAACGAAATATACCGTATAG
- a CDS encoding DUF4257 domain-containing protein, producing the protein MFLNITFALLIGGLVGVVGHIRKEGKMVKPRRTKKFIYLGVFEEVIMGALAAVFLVVSSDPDSALKVVLLAVIAGFGGDALLTCLDFLKIRHKE; encoded by the coding sequence ATGTTTTTGAACATTACCTTCGCTTTGTTGATTGGTGGGCTGGTTGGTGTCGTTGGACATATTCGGAAAGAAGGCAAAATGGTCAAACCCAGAAGGACAAAAAAATTCATCTATCTGGGGGTCTTTGAAGAAGTAATCATGGGGGCTTTAGCGGCTGTTTTTTTGGTCGTATCTTCAGATCCTGACTCTGCCTTAAAGGTAGTTCTCCTGGCGGTGATTGCTGGATTTGGAGGAGATGCATTGCTGACATGTCTTGATTTCTTAAAAATCAGACATAAAGAATAG
- a CDS encoding YneB family resolvase-like protein — protein sequence MKAIIYCRVSTTKDTQETSLSRQEEELVNLAKKHDFEVVKVIREQASGYDLERDGILELLDLIKEKDIKVVLIQDETRLGRGNAKIAILHCVLKEEVQLYSISNNGQLELSESDSMVLNIVGMVEEYQRKLHNIKIRRGMHRAIDKGYRPEKNLSNQGANGGRERIDVPIEEIVRLRKNELTFAEIAATLRGFGYNISKATVHRRYKEHIDLLAE from the coding sequence ATGAAAGCAATTATTTACTGCAGGGTTAGTACAACAAAGGATACTCAGGAAACGTCCCTTTCAAGGCAGGAAGAAGAGCTGGTGAATCTGGCGAAAAAGCATGATTTTGAAGTGGTCAAGGTGATTCGCGAACAGGCCAGCGGATACGATCTTGAAAGAGACGGTATACTGGAGCTTTTAGACTTAATTAAAGAAAAGGATATCAAGGTTGTCCTCATTCAGGATGAAACCAGGCTTGGGCGGGGCAATGCAAAGATTGCAATACTCCATTGCGTCTTAAAAGAAGAAGTCCAGCTATACAGCATTTCGAATAACGGCCAGCTCGAGCTTTCGGAATCAGATTCGATGGTGCTGAACATTGTTGGGATGGTAGAGGAGTATCAGAGAAAGCTTCATAACATCAAAATCAGACGTGGCATGCATCGGGCTATTGATAAAGGATACCGGCCCGAGAAGAACTTAAGCAATCAGGGAGCAAATGGCGGCAGGGAAAGAATAGATGTGCCGATAGAGGAAATTGTCCGGCTAAGGAAAAACGAATTAACATTTGCAGAGATTGCTGCAACGCTTAGGGGTTTTGGCTATAATATCTCAAAAGCAACTGTCCATAGAAGGTATAAAGAACATATTGATTTACTTGCTGAATAG
- a CDS encoding trimeric intracellular cation channel family protein gives MTWEVLSMIGTVAFAVSGAIVAMEEEYDILGVYILGIVTAFGGGAIRNLLIGVPVSALWEQGLFFQIALLSITAVMLFPNNLLKHWQKWGNFTDAIGLSAFAIQGALYATEMNHPLSAVIVAAVLTGSGGGIIRDLLARRKPLVLRSEIYAVWAILCGFGVGLGIASAPFELYTLFIIITALRVLSYTYNWKLPVKRLGTSKSIG, from the coding sequence ATGACATGGGAAGTTTTAAGTATGATCGGCACTGTTGCTTTCGCTGTCAGCGGTGCAATCGTGGCGATGGAAGAAGAATATGATATTTTAGGAGTATACATCCTTGGGATTGTTACCGCTTTTGGCGGCGGGGCCATCCGAAACCTTCTGATAGGTGTTCCTGTCTCTGCCCTTTGGGAACAGGGTTTATTTTTTCAGATTGCCCTTTTATCCATCACAGCAGTAATGCTGTTCCCGAACAACCTGCTTAAACACTGGCAAAAATGGGGCAATTTCACTGACGCAATCGGATTATCCGCCTTTGCCATACAAGGAGCACTGTACGCAACGGAAATGAACCATCCTTTAAGCGCCGTAATTGTGGCTGCTGTATTGACTGGAAGCGGCGGCGGCATCATACGTGACCTGCTTGCAAGAAGAAAACCGCTTGTATTGCGGTCTGAAATCTATGCGGTCTGGGCTATCCTTTGCGGTTTTGGAGTCGGACTCGGAATCGCCTCAGCACCGTTTGAACTTTACACTTTGTTTATCATTATTACCGCTTTGCGGGTTTTATCTTACACATATAATTGGAAGCTTCCGGTTAAGAGGCTGGGAACAAGTAAAAGCATCGGATAG
- a CDS encoding MerR family transcriptional regulator — protein sequence MTGSEIRRSMPLFPIGTVMQLTDLTARQIRYYEEHQLISPARTDGNRRLFSLNDIDVLLEIKDLIDQGVNMAGIKQLFLVKEQQAITENMNKQAEKARRDLSDEEIRKLLRKEIVQAGRFNRSSMRQGNMHRFFH from the coding sequence TTGACTGGAAGCGAAATTCGACGTTCCATGCCGCTTTTCCCAATTGGTACTGTCATGCAGCTGACTGACCTGACCGCCAGGCAGATTCGCTACTATGAAGAGCACCAATTAATTTCTCCAGCTAGAACTGACGGAAATAGAAGGCTTTTTTCCTTAAACGACATCGATGTCCTTCTGGAAATTAAAGATTTGATTGATCAAGGCGTGAACATGGCTGGGATCAAGCAGCTATTTCTCGTAAAGGAACAGCAAGCGATAACTGAAAACATGAACAAGCAAGCAGAAAAAGCGAGACGCGATCTATCAGATGAAGAAATCCGGAAACTCCTTCGCAAGGAAATTGTGCAGGCGGGCCGATTTAATCGTTCATCAATGCGTCAGGGCAACATGCACCGCTTTTTCCATTAA
- a CDS encoding TRAP transporter large permease translates to MTVAIIVLAVLFLLMILGVPIAISLIIASISGFISSIYYIPLEVVPQRLITSVDSFPLLAIPFFMLTGEFMMSGSMGKRIAAFAFAAVGWVRAGLAQVSTLTSMFFAGISGSGAADTAAVGKMMIPMMESKGYDKGFAAATVASAGTIAVVIPPSIPMIVYGVTAGVSIGDLFTAGIIPGILIGLSLMMLNYWLTRKNNYSEEKRTFELTTFRKTFFEGILALLLPLIIIFGIRGGIFTPTEAGAVAAAYAFIINKFVYKDMDWKDIPEAFINAGKMSAMVVFIIAGANLFGWLLTAEQIPQQLAQLVMNATENKYLILFIFNIIFFIAGCFLNASAAITILTPLLLPIALGAGIDPVFFGLIMVVNLSIGLITPPVGLDLFIVKGIADVSYDKLIKAVIPFIAVMVFDLFIITYFPAISMFLTTL, encoded by the coding sequence ATGACGGTAGCAATAATAGTATTGGCTGTATTGTTTTTATTAATGATTCTGGGTGTGCCAATTGCGATATCATTAATTATAGCTTCCATTTCCGGATTTATATCCAGCATATATTATATTCCTCTTGAAGTGGTTCCACAGCGTTTAATTACATCAGTTGATTCGTTTCCACTGCTGGCGATTCCTTTCTTCATGCTTACAGGGGAATTTATGATGTCAGGGAGCATGGGTAAAAGAATAGCAGCATTTGCTTTTGCCGCAGTGGGCTGGGTAAGGGCAGGTCTTGCCCAGGTTTCAACCTTAACAAGTATGTTTTTTGCCGGGATATCCGGTTCAGGTGCTGCAGATACCGCTGCTGTAGGTAAAATGATGATACCAATGATGGAGTCAAAGGGATATGATAAAGGGTTTGCAGCTGCCACTGTTGCTAGTGCGGGTACAATAGCTGTAGTTATACCTCCATCTATTCCCATGATTGTATACGGTGTAACTGCAGGAGTTTCCATAGGGGACCTGTTCACAGCAGGCATCATACCAGGGATATTAATAGGCTTGTCTTTAATGATGTTAAACTACTGGTTAACCAGAAAAAACAATTATTCTGAGGAAAAAAGGACATTCGAATTAACAACATTCCGGAAAACTTTTTTTGAAGGAATATTGGCTTTGCTTTTGCCGTTAATCATTATTTTCGGTATCAGGGGAGGGATCTTTACTCCTACTGAAGCCGGTGCAGTAGCAGCTGCATATGCTTTTATCATTAATAAGTTTGTTTATAAAGATATGGATTGGAAGGATATACCCGAAGCGTTTATAAACGCTGGAAAAATGTCTGCGATGGTTGTCTTTATTATAGCCGGGGCAAATTTATTCGGATGGTTATTAACGGCTGAACAAATTCCGCAGCAGCTTGCACAGCTTGTAATGAACGCAACAGAAAATAAATATCTGATACTATTTATCTTCAATATTATCTTCTTTATTGCAGGGTGCTTCCTGAACGCATCAGCAGCGATTACGATCCTAACGCCCTTGCTTCTCCCGATTGCTCTCGGAGCAGGCATTGACCCAGTCTTCTTCGGATTAATCATGGTTGTTAACTTATCAATCGGTTTAATTACTCCTCCAGTTGGATTGGATTTGTTTATAGTGAAGGGAATAGCTGATGTTTCCTACGATAAATTAATCAAGGCTGTAATTCCTTTTATTGCAGTAATGGTTTTTGATTTATTTATTATTACTTATTTCCCTGCGATATCAATGTTTTTAACAACCCTATAA
- the yneA gene encoding cell division suppressor protein YneA: MLKKLWKSYSYAIILFVLSLAASFIMLVQIETPDTEKFVKITVAEGDSLWKIAENFSAEHSLSTDQFINWVEQNNEIASGRIFPGDEIVIPVKALDDEPYKELASSDLYE, encoded by the coding sequence ATGCTGAAAAAATTGTGGAAATCATATTCTTATGCTATTATTCTCTTCGTTTTAAGCCTGGCAGCATCGTTTATTATGCTCGTGCAAATAGAAACTCCAGATACGGAAAAGTTTGTGAAAATCACTGTTGCAGAAGGCGACTCTTTATGGAAGATTGCTGAGAATTTTTCGGCTGAACATTCGCTGTCTACAGACCAATTTATTAATTGGGTAGAACAAAATAATGAGATCGCCTCTGGAAGGATTTTTCCGGGTGATGAAATTGTTATTCCAGTAAAAGCACTGGATGACGAGCCTTATAAAGAGCTTGCCAGTTCAGACCTTTATGAATAA